Proteins encoded within one genomic window of Jiangella mangrovi:
- a CDS encoding NuoB/complex I 20 kDa subunit family protein, which yields MGVEEKLPSGVLLATMENLLGYLRKGSVWPATFGLACCAIEMMAFGGPRHDSARFGMEVFRASPRQADLMIVAGRVSQKMAPVLRQIYDQMANPKWVLSMGVCASSGGMFNNYAIVQGVDHVVPVDVYLPGCPPRPEMLIDAILKLHDQIQHTKLGAHKVAADAEAERLALRAEATHEMKGLLR from the coding sequence ATGGGTGTTGAAGAGAAGCTGCCGTCCGGGGTCCTCCTGGCCACCATGGAGAACCTGCTCGGCTACCTGCGCAAGGGCTCGGTCTGGCCGGCCACGTTCGGCCTGGCCTGCTGCGCCATCGAGATGATGGCGTTCGGCGGTCCCCGCCACGACTCCGCGCGCTTCGGCATGGAGGTCTTCCGGGCCTCGCCGCGGCAGGCCGACCTGATGATCGTCGCCGGCCGGGTGAGCCAGAAGATGGCCCCGGTGCTGCGGCAGATCTACGACCAGATGGCCAACCCGAAGTGGGTGCTGTCGATGGGCGTCTGCGCCTCGTCCGGCGGCATGTTCAACAACTACGCCATCGTGCAGGGCGTCGACCACGTCGTGCCCGTCGACGTCTACCTGCCCGGCTGCCCGCCCCGGCCCGAGATGCTGATCGACGCCATCCTCAAGCTGCACGACCAGATCCAGCACACCAAGCTGGGCGCGCACAAGGTCGCGGCCGACGCCGAGGCCGAGCGGCTGGCGCTGCGGGCCGAGGCCACGCACGAGATGAAGGGCCTGCTCCGGTGA
- the nuoF gene encoding NADH-quinone oxidoreductase subunit NuoF, with the protein MTTLTPVLTARWDQSDAFTRRNYEKADGYKALRRALQRTPGDITQIVQDSGLRGRGGAGFPTGMKWSFIPKDSPKPTYLVVNADESEPGTCKDIPLMMADPHVLVEGVIITAYAIGAKHAFIYVRGEVLHVFRRVLNAVAEAYEAGYLGENILGSGFDLDVVVHAGAGAYICGEETALLDSLEGRRGQPRLKPPFPAVAGLYASPTVINNVETIASVPSIVAGGAEWFRSMGNEKSPGYGIFSLSGHVTKPGQYEAPLGITLRELLDMAGGIRAGHELKFWTPGGSSTPMLTAEHIDVPLDFEGMAGVGSLLGTRALQIFDDTTCVVRATERWIEFYKHESCGKCTPCREGFWWMVQILERLEKGDGTEADLDKLLDMSDNIAGRSFCALADGGVAPVISSIQHFRDEYIAHFEHGGCPFDPAASTLFAQELGAKA; encoded by the coding sequence GTGACCACGCTCACCCCCGTCCTCACCGCCCGCTGGGACCAGTCCGACGCGTTCACCCGGCGCAACTACGAGAAGGCCGACGGCTACAAGGCGCTGCGCCGCGCGCTGCAGCGCACGCCCGGCGACATCACGCAGATCGTGCAGGACTCCGGCCTGCGCGGCCGCGGCGGCGCGGGCTTCCCGACGGGCATGAAGTGGAGCTTCATCCCGAAGGACTCGCCCAAGCCGACCTACCTCGTGGTGAACGCCGACGAGTCCGAGCCGGGCACGTGCAAGGACATCCCGCTGATGATGGCGGACCCGCACGTGCTGGTCGAGGGCGTCATCATCACCGCGTACGCCATCGGCGCGAAGCACGCGTTCATCTACGTGCGCGGCGAGGTGCTGCACGTGTTCCGCCGCGTGCTGAACGCCGTCGCCGAGGCGTACGAGGCCGGCTACCTGGGCGAGAACATCCTCGGCTCCGGGTTCGACCTCGACGTCGTGGTGCACGCCGGCGCCGGCGCGTACATCTGCGGCGAGGAGACCGCGCTGCTGGACTCGCTGGAGGGCCGACGGGGCCAGCCCCGGCTCAAGCCCCCCTTCCCCGCGGTCGCCGGACTGTACGCCTCGCCCACTGTCATCAACAACGTCGAGACCATCGCCTCGGTTCCGTCGATCGTCGCCGGCGGCGCCGAGTGGTTCCGCAGCATGGGCAACGAGAAGTCGCCCGGCTACGGCATCTTCTCGCTGTCCGGCCACGTCACGAAGCCCGGCCAGTACGAGGCCCCGCTCGGCATCACGCTGCGCGAGCTGCTCGACATGGCCGGCGGCATCCGGGCCGGCCACGAGCTGAAGTTCTGGACGCCCGGCGGCTCGTCGACGCCCATGCTGACGGCCGAGCACATCGACGTCCCGCTGGACTTCGAGGGCATGGCCGGGGTCGGCAGCCTGCTCGGCACCCGGGCGCTGCAGATCTTCGACGACACCACCTGCGTCGTGCGCGCCACGGAGCGGTGGATCGAGTTCTACAAGCACGAGTCCTGCGGCAAGTGCACGCCCTGCCGCGAGGGCTTCTGGTGGATGGTGCAGATCCTCGAGCGCCTCGAGAAGGGCGACGGCACCGAAGCCGACCTGGACAAGCTGCTGGACATGAGCGATAACATCGCTGGCCGCTCGTTCTGTGCACTCGCCGACGGCGGGGTGGCGCCGGTGATCTCGTCCATCCAGCACTTCCGCGACGAGTACATCGCCCACTTCGAGCACGGCGGCTGCCCGTTCGACCCGGCCGCCTCGACGCTCTTCGCGCAGGAACTGGGGGCCAAGGCCTGA
- a CDS encoding DUF1707 domain-containing protein, with the protein MSRPDRRWRPSDADRDRYAGAISQAFAEGRIDATDMESRTALVYEATSIADLDALVEDMPAPAPAATPAPAVQHSATRSSGIGVGWVIGAVAIVLVVMFAVLSTITSGTDSPEPPPPAVAAPLPEPLEPPEPPAPDPADLPDIATDQLGLFTVEGLRELWTAVPAAGHTDVESMTIFADRAYLVVRADSSHRALARFDYQGGLAMPAEPYRDLGDYETDAETFFSWGDVTPEAVMAAHDAMPAVTGLPDVTVAHISVDEDADGVTINVYPEGDTGIGYVKFDASGQLIRTY; encoded by the coding sequence GTGAGCCGCCCGGACCGCCGGTGGCGCCCGTCCGACGCCGACCGTGACCGCTACGCCGGCGCCATCTCGCAGGCGTTCGCCGAGGGCCGCATCGACGCCACCGACATGGAGAGCCGGACCGCCCTGGTCTACGAGGCGACGTCGATCGCCGACCTCGACGCCCTGGTCGAGGACATGCCGGCGCCCGCACCCGCCGCCACGCCGGCCCCGGCGGTGCAGCACTCCGCGACGAGGTCGTCCGGCATCGGCGTCGGCTGGGTCATCGGGGCCGTCGCGATCGTGCTGGTGGTCATGTTCGCGGTGCTCAGCACGATCACCAGCGGCACCGACAGCCCCGAGCCGCCGCCACCCGCCGTCGCCGCTCCGCTGCCCGAGCCGCTCGAACCGCCCGAGCCGCCGGCCCCGGACCCCGCCGACCTGCCGGACATCGCCACCGATCAGCTCGGGCTGTTCACCGTCGAGGGCCTGCGTGAGCTCTGGACGGCGGTACCCGCGGCCGGTCACACCGACGTCGAGAGCATGACGATCTTCGCCGACCGGGCCTATCTCGTCGTGCGGGCCGACTCGTCGCATCGGGCGCTGGCCCGGTTCGACTACCAGGGCGGGCTGGCCATGCCGGCGGAGCCGTATCGCGACCTCGGCGACTACGAGACGGACGCGGAGACGTTCTTCTCCTGGGGCGACGTCACGCCGGAGGCGGTGATGGCGGCCCACGACGCGATGCCGGCCGTCACCGGACTGCCAGATGTCACCGTCGCGCACATCAGCGTCGACGAGGACGCCGACGGCGTCACCATCAACGTCTATCCCGAGGGTGACACCGGCATCGGATACGTCAAGTTCGATGCGAGCGGGCAGCTCATCCGCACCTACTGA
- a CDS encoding NADH-quinone oxidoreductase subunit A, translating into MNAYAPILGLILLAAVFAVGSVAFSVVAGPKRFNRARLDSYECGIEPTPQPVGGGRFPVKYYLTAMTFIIFDIEIIFLYPWAVRFDHLGVFGFVAMVTFIFLITVPFIYEWRRGGLDWD; encoded by the coding sequence GTGAACGCCTACGCACCGATCCTCGGCCTCATCCTGCTCGCCGCGGTCTTCGCGGTGGGCTCGGTGGCCTTCTCCGTGGTGGCCGGCCCGAAGCGGTTCAACCGCGCGCGCCTGGACTCCTACGAGTGCGGCATCGAGCCGACGCCGCAGCCGGTGGGTGGTGGCCGGTTCCCGGTCAAGTACTACCTGACCGCGATGACCTTCATCATCTTCGACATCGAGATCATCTTCCTGTACCCGTGGGCGGTCCGGTTCGACCACCTGGGGGTCTTCGGCTTCGTCGCGATGGTGACGTTCATCTTCCTGATCACCGTGCCGTTCATCTACGAGTGGCGGCGCGGCGGGCTCGACTGGGACTAG
- a CDS encoding NADH-quinone oxidoreductase subunit G: MTVTTNSTSDAVEPQPNLVTVTIDGFEVSVPEGTLVIRAAELIGIQIPRFCDHPLLEPVGACRQCMVEVPDMGNGRGMPKPQASCTLTVAPGMVINTQFSSPVADKAQQGIMEFLLINHPLDCPVCDKGGECPLQNQAMSNGRGDSRYEGKKRTYPKPINISAQVLLDRERCVLCARCTRFSKEIAGDPFIELLERGSLQQVGIYEKEPFESYFSGNTIQICPVGALTSAAYRFRSRPFDLVSVPSVAEHDACGSAIRVDHRRGTVMRRLAGDDPEVNEEWITDKDRFAFRWSTLDDRITHPLVRDEETGELVPASWPEALTLASQGLARSRDAGGVGVLTGGRLTHEDAYAYAKFARVALDTNDVDFRARAHSAEEAGFLAALAGSGLGVTFTDVEKAPAVLLVGLEPEEEAGALFLRLRKANRKNGTQVHAIAPFATRGLTKTGGTLLPAAPGTEPEILNAITLGDDRVAYLGDALREKGAVILVGSRLATIPGALSAAARVATVTGARLAWVPRRAGERGALEAGALPNLLPGGRPVADPEARVDVAAAWSVATLPSLPGRDTTGILSALSSGMLAGALVGGVELADLPDPAAAKRALETAGFVVSLEVRRSEVTELADIVLPVAPPVEKAGTFVNWEGRARPFPAVLANTNSLSDAAVLDAIAGELGIDLGVRDVDDARAEIAELGVWDGARPESTDTPPAGPPRPGEREAVLAGWRLLLDGGRGQDGEPHLAATAKKAEARISAGTAAEVGVADGDWLTVRTGTGQVSVPVRVTDMPDRVVWLPENSNGSTLQRSLGVGAGSVVKLAGGGTPS; encoded by the coding sequence ATGACCGTGACGACCAACTCCACGTCCGACGCCGTGGAGCCGCAGCCGAACCTGGTGACGGTCACCATCGACGGCTTCGAGGTGAGCGTGCCCGAGGGCACGCTGGTCATCCGCGCCGCCGAGCTCATCGGCATCCAGATCCCGCGGTTCTGCGACCACCCGCTGCTCGAGCCCGTCGGCGCCTGCCGCCAGTGCATGGTCGAGGTGCCCGACATGGGCAACGGCCGCGGTATGCCCAAGCCGCAGGCGTCCTGCACGCTCACCGTCGCTCCGGGCATGGTGATCAACACCCAGTTCTCCTCGCCGGTCGCCGACAAGGCACAGCAGGGGATCATGGAGTTCCTGCTGATCAACCACCCGCTCGACTGCCCGGTCTGCGACAAGGGCGGCGAGTGCCCGCTGCAGAACCAGGCCATGAGCAACGGCCGCGGCGACTCCCGTTACGAGGGCAAGAAGCGGACCTACCCGAAGCCCATCAACATCTCCGCGCAGGTGCTGCTCGACCGCGAGCGCTGCGTCCTGTGCGCCCGGTGCACCCGGTTCTCCAAGGAGATCGCCGGCGACCCGTTCATCGAGCTGCTCGAGCGCGGCTCGCTGCAGCAGGTCGGCATCTACGAGAAGGAGCCGTTCGAGAGCTACTTCTCCGGCAACACCATCCAGATCTGCCCGGTCGGCGCGCTGACCAGCGCGGCGTACCGGTTCCGGTCCCGCCCGTTCGACCTGGTGTCGGTCCCGTCGGTCGCCGAGCACGACGCGTGCGGCAGCGCGATCCGCGTCGACCACCGCCGCGGCACGGTCATGCGCCGGCTGGCCGGTGACGACCCCGAGGTCAACGAGGAGTGGATCACCGACAAGGACCGCTTCGCGTTCCGCTGGTCCACGCTGGACGACCGCATCACGCACCCGCTCGTGCGTGACGAGGAGACCGGCGAGCTGGTCCCGGCGTCGTGGCCCGAGGCGCTGACGCTGGCGTCGCAGGGGCTGGCCCGCTCGCGCGACGCCGGCGGTGTCGGCGTGCTCACCGGCGGCCGGCTCACGCACGAGGACGCCTACGCGTACGCGAAGTTCGCCCGGGTGGCGCTGGACACCAACGACGTCGACTTCCGCGCGCGGGCGCACTCGGCCGAGGAGGCCGGGTTCCTGGCGGCGCTGGCCGGCTCCGGGCTGGGCGTGACGTTCACCGACGTCGAGAAGGCGCCGGCGGTCCTGCTGGTCGGGCTCGAGCCCGAGGAGGAGGCCGGCGCGCTGTTCCTGCGGCTGCGCAAGGCCAACCGCAAGAACGGCACGCAGGTGCACGCCATCGCGCCGTTCGCCACCCGCGGCCTGACGAAGACCGGTGGCACGCTGCTGCCGGCCGCGCCGGGCACCGAGCCCGAGATCCTCAACGCCATCACGCTGGGCGACGACCGCGTCGCCTACCTGGGTGACGCGCTGCGCGAGAAGGGCGCCGTCATCCTCGTCGGCTCCCGGCTCGCGACCATCCCGGGCGCGCTGTCCGCGGCCGCCCGCGTCGCCACCGTCACCGGCGCCCGGCTGGCCTGGGTGCCGCGGCGGGCCGGCGAGCGCGGTGCGCTCGAGGCCGGCGCGCTGCCGAACCTGCTGCCCGGCGGCCGCCCGGTCGCCGACCCGGAGGCCCGGGTCGACGTCGCCGCCGCCTGGTCCGTCGCGACCCTGCCGTCGCTGCCCGGACGCGACACCACCGGCATCCTGTCCGCGCTGAGCAGCGGGATGCTGGCCGGCGCGCTGGTGGGCGGCGTCGAGCTGGCCGACCTGCCGGACCCGGCCGCCGCGAAGCGCGCGCTCGAGACCGCCGGCTTCGTCGTCAGCCTCGAGGTCCGCCGCAGCGAGGTCACCGAGCTCGCCGACATCGTGCTGCCGGTGGCGCCGCCGGTCGAGAAGGCCGGCACGTTCGTCAACTGGGAGGGCCGGGCCCGGCCGTTCCCGGCGGTGCTCGCGAACACGAACTCGCTCAGCGACGCCGCCGTGCTCGACGCCATCGCCGGCGAGCTGGGCATCGACCTGGGCGTGCGCGACGTCGACGACGCCCGCGCCGAGATCGCCGAGCTCGGCGTCTGGGACGGCGCGCGGCCGGAGTCCACCGACACCCCGCCCGCCGGCCCGCCGCGGCCCGGTGAGCGCGAGGCGGTGCTGGCCGGCTGGCGACTGCTGCTCGACGGCGGCCGCGGCCAGGACGGCGAGCCGCACCTCGCGGCGACGGCGAAGAAGGCCGAGGCGCGCATCTCGGCCGGCACCGCCGCCGAGGTCGGGGTCGCCGACGGTGACTGGCTCACCGTCCGGACGGGGACCGGCCAGGTCAGCGTCCCGGTGCGGGTGACGGACATGCCCGACCGCGTGGTCTGGCTGCCGGAGAACTCGAACGGCTCGACGCTGCAGCGGTCGCTGGGCGTCGGCGCCGGTTCCGTGGTCAAGCTCGCAGGGGGAGGGACCCCGTCGTGA
- a CDS encoding geranylgeranyl reductase family protein, which translates to MSQRTGPERPSAPSRTAGEADVIVVGAGPAGSTTAYYLARAGLDVLLLEKASFPRDKVCGDGLTPRAVRQLVRMGIDTSAPGWIKNRGLRIIGGGMRLHLPWPELASYPDYGLVRTRTDFDELLARHAATAGARLHERTNVTGPVVDERTGHITGVTAKPLDERGRAVGEAVTYRAPLVVAADGTSSRLSTAMGIHKREDRPMAVAVRTYYKTPRHDDDWMESWLELWAENPSGGRDLLPGYGWIFGTGNGTSNVGLGITNTSKAFGRVDYKDMLRRWAAQTPPEWGFTEENQIGDIRSAALPMGFNRQPHYSRGLLLVGDAGGMVNPFNGEGIDYAMEAANLAATVIADALSRDAAGRERVLQGYPAALKHEHGGYFTLGRIFVRLIGDPRIMRIARNHGLPRPWLMKFTLKLLANLTDHRDGDAYDRVINAMTRLAPAA; encoded by the coding sequence ATGAGCCAGCGCACTGGTCCTGAGCGACCGAGCGCCCCGAGCCGCACCGCCGGCGAGGCCGACGTCATCGTCGTCGGCGCCGGACCGGCCGGCTCGACCACCGCGTACTACCTGGCGAGAGCCGGGCTGGACGTGCTGCTCCTCGAGAAGGCGTCGTTCCCGCGCGACAAGGTCTGCGGCGACGGCCTGACCCCGCGCGCGGTGCGCCAGCTGGTCCGCATGGGCATCGACACCAGCGCCCCCGGCTGGATCAAGAACAGGGGCCTGCGCATCATCGGCGGCGGCATGCGCCTGCACCTGCCGTGGCCCGAGCTGGCCAGCTACCCCGACTACGGACTGGTCCGCACCCGCACCGACTTCGACGAGCTGCTCGCCCGGCACGCCGCCACCGCGGGCGCCCGGCTGCACGAGCGCACCAACGTCACCGGCCCCGTGGTCGACGAGCGCACCGGCCACATCACAGGCGTCACCGCGAAGCCGCTGGACGAGCGCGGCCGGGCCGTCGGCGAGGCCGTCACCTACCGTGCGCCGCTCGTGGTCGCCGCCGACGGCACGTCGTCGCGGCTCTCGACCGCCATGGGCATCCACAAGCGCGAGGACCGGCCCATGGCCGTCGCCGTCCGCACGTACTACAAGACCCCGCGCCACGACGACGACTGGATGGAGTCGTGGCTGGAGCTGTGGGCCGAGAACCCGTCCGGCGGGCGCGACCTGCTGCCGGGCTACGGCTGGATCTTCGGCACCGGCAACGGCACCAGCAACGTCGGCCTCGGCATCACGAACACCTCGAAGGCGTTCGGCCGGGTCGACTACAAGGACATGCTGCGCCGCTGGGCCGCGCAGACCCCGCCTGAATGGGGCTTCACCGAGGAGAACCAGATCGGTGACATCCGCAGTGCGGCGTTGCCGATGGGATTCAACCGTCAGCCCCACTACAGTCGTGGCCTGCTCCTGGTCGGTGACGCCGGCGGCATGGTCAACCCCTTCAACGGCGAAGGCATCGACTATGCGATGGAGGCGGCCAACCTCGCCGCCACCGTGATCGCCGACGCGCTGTCACGGGACGCCGCCGGTCGGGAGCGGGTGCTGCAGGGCTATCCTGCGGCGCTGAAGCACGAACACGGTGGCTACTTCACGCTCGGCCGCATCTTCGTCAGATTGATCGGTGACCCACGGATCATGAGAATCGCCCGGAACCACGGCCTGCCGCGCCCCTGGTTGATGAAGTTCACCCTGAAGCTGCTGGCCAATCTGACCGACCACCGCGACGGCGACGCGTACGACCGCGTCATCAACGCGATGACCCGACTCGCTCCGGCGGCGTGA
- a CDS encoding NADH-quinone oxidoreductase subunit C: MSDDEKRTDAADSADDAQGMTSGTQHPDDVAEAAETRSESSPTEDQKAAEAPADEPEAVAEEPAEPEEESLPAEPEGPALPPEHPSRRGMFGAYGGSGDTSGYGRLVVRDTNPVRGGSTPRPWPEDLEKLGDDVTAALQEAGDTDADVFDKVLVDRGQVTFFVKREKLAEVARTFRDDPLLRFEMCMGVNGVHYPEETGRELHVHIQLLSITHNRRVNLEVTCPETDPHVPSIVHTYPSANWHERETYDFFGILFDGHPSLTRIQMPDDWPGHPQRKDYPLGGIPVEYKGATIAPPDERRAYN; this comes from the coding sequence GTGAGCGACGACGAGAAGCGGACCGACGCCGCCGACAGCGCGGACGACGCGCAGGGCATGACCAGCGGCACGCAGCACCCCGACGACGTCGCGGAGGCCGCGGAGACCCGCTCGGAGTCCAGCCCGACCGAGGACCAGAAGGCGGCCGAGGCGCCGGCGGACGAGCCCGAGGCCGTCGCCGAGGAGCCGGCGGAGCCCGAGGAGGAGTCCCTCCCCGCCGAGCCCGAGGGCCCGGCCCTGCCGCCGGAGCACCCGTCGCGCCGCGGCATGTTCGGCGCCTACGGCGGCAGCGGCGACACCTCCGGCTACGGCCGGCTGGTGGTCCGCGACACCAACCCGGTCCGCGGCGGCTCGACCCCGCGGCCGTGGCCCGAGGACCTCGAGAAGCTCGGCGACGACGTCACCGCCGCCCTGCAGGAGGCCGGCGACACCGACGCCGACGTGTTCGACAAGGTGCTCGTCGACCGCGGCCAGGTCACGTTCTTCGTGAAGCGCGAGAAGCTCGCCGAGGTCGCGCGCACGTTCCGCGACGACCCGCTGCTGCGGTTCGAGATGTGCATGGGCGTCAACGGCGTGCACTACCCGGAGGAGACCGGGCGCGAGCTGCACGTCCACATCCAGCTGCTCTCGATCACGCACAACCGCCGGGTCAACCTCGAGGTCACCTGCCCCGAGACCGACCCGCACGTCCCGTCGATCGTCCACACGTACCCGTCGGCCAACTGGCACGAGCGCGAGACGTACGACTTCTTCGGGATCCTGTTCGACGGCCACCCGTCCCTCACCCGCATCCAGATGCCGGACGACTGGCCGGGGCACCCGCAGCGCAAGGACTACCCGCTCGGAGGCATCCCCGTGGAGTACAAGGGCGCGACCATCGCGCCGCCCGACGAGCGGAGGGCGTACAACTGA
- the nuoE gene encoding NADH-quinone oxidoreductase subunit NuoE, whose protein sequence is MTDVNDTQAAPAALDDTVRAEMAEIIARYPEPRSALLPMLHLVQAHQGYVTPEGIELCAEVLDITEAEVAAVATFYTMYKRRPVGDYHVGVCTNTLCAIMGGDAIWDDLSEYLGVGHDETTDDGKVSLERVECNAACDYAPVMMVNWEFMDNQTPQSARELVDRLRAGEAVNSTRGPRICTWKQAERVLAGFPDGLANDGVAAGPASLVGLELANENGWTAPEGGQRELGGSTK, encoded by the coding sequence ATGACCGACGTGAACGACACACAGGCTGCTCCCGCCGCGCTCGACGACACCGTCCGGGCCGAGATGGCAGAGATCATCGCCCGGTACCCGGAGCCGCGCTCGGCGCTGCTGCCGATGCTGCACCTCGTGCAGGCGCACCAGGGGTACGTCACCCCTGAGGGCATCGAGCTGTGCGCCGAGGTCCTCGACATCACCGAGGCCGAGGTCGCGGCGGTCGCCACGTTCTACACGATGTACAAGCGCCGCCCCGTCGGCGACTACCACGTCGGCGTCTGCACCAACACGCTCTGCGCGATCATGGGCGGCGACGCCATCTGGGACGACCTGTCCGAGTACCTGGGCGTCGGCCACGACGAGACCACCGACGACGGCAAGGTGTCGCTCGAGCGCGTCGAGTGCAACGCGGCGTGCGACTACGCCCCGGTCATGATGGTCAACTGGGAGTTCATGGACAACCAGACGCCGCAGTCCGCGCGCGAGCTGGTCGACCGCCTCCGCGCCGGTGAGGCCGTGAACTCCACCCGCGGCCCGCGCATCTGCACCTGGAAGCAGGCCGAGCGCGTGCTGGCCGGGTTCCCCGACGGCCTGGCCAATGACGGCGTCGCCGCCGGCCCGGCCTCGCTGGTGGGCCTGGAGCTGGCGAACGAGAACGGCTGGACGGCGCCCGAGGGCGGTCAGCGCGAGCTGGGAGGCAGCACCAAGTGA
- a CDS encoding NADH-quinone oxidoreductase subunit D → MSQQDVTFTPAGDDTDDPYAGVRETTEGPVYTVTGQDWDDVVGAAAAGEERIVVNMGPQHPSTHGVLRLILELDGETVTEARCGIGYLHTGIEKNMEYRTWTQGVTFVTRMDYLSPFFNEAAYVLGVEKLLGITDDIPDRANVIRVMMMELNRISSHLVCIATGGMEMGALTVMTNGFRERERTLDLFELITGLRMNSAYIRPGGVAQDLPPGAVESVREYLRWMWDHIGEYEAFCNENPIFKGRTVGVGYLDLAGCMALGITGPVLRSTGLPWDLRKSQPYSGYETYDFEVPTWDTSDSYGRFRVRIEEMKESLKIVEQCLDRLEPGPVMVGDKKIAWPAQLAIGSDGMGNSLDHIRHIMGESMEALIHHFKLVTEGFRVPAGEVYMPIESPRGELGAHVVSDGGTRPWRTHFRDPSFNNLQAVPAMCEGSMVADVIVAVASIDPVMGGCDR, encoded by the coding sequence ATGAGCCAGCAGGACGTCACCTTCACACCGGCCGGCGACGACACCGACGACCCGTACGCGGGCGTGCGCGAGACCACCGAGGGCCCCGTCTACACCGTCACCGGTCAGGACTGGGACGACGTGGTCGGCGCGGCCGCCGCGGGCGAGGAGCGCATCGTCGTCAACATGGGCCCGCAGCACCCGTCGACGCACGGCGTGCTCCGGCTCATCCTCGAGCTCGACGGCGAGACGGTCACCGAGGCCCGCTGCGGCATCGGCTACCTGCACACCGGCATCGAGAAGAACATGGAGTATCGGACGTGGACCCAGGGGGTCACGTTCGTGACCCGCATGGACTACCTGTCCCCGTTCTTCAACGAGGCCGCGTACGTGCTGGGCGTCGAGAAGCTGCTCGGCATCACCGACGACATCCCGGACCGCGCCAACGTCATCCGCGTCATGATGATGGAGCTCAACCGCATCTCGTCGCACCTGGTCTGCATCGCGACCGGTGGCATGGAGATGGGCGCGCTCACCGTCATGACCAACGGGTTCCGCGAGCGCGAGCGCACCCTCGACCTGTTCGAGCTGATCACCGGGCTGCGCATGAACAGCGCGTACATCCGCCCGGGCGGCGTCGCGCAGGACCTCCCGCCGGGAGCGGTCGAGAGCGTCCGCGAGTACCTGCGCTGGATGTGGGACCACATCGGCGAGTACGAGGCGTTCTGCAACGAGAACCCGATCTTCAAGGGCCGCACCGTCGGCGTCGGGTACCTCGACCTCGCCGGGTGCATGGCGCTGGGCATCACCGGCCCGGTGCTGCGCTCGACCGGCCTGCCGTGGGACCTGCGCAAGTCGCAGCCCTACAGCGGCTACGAGACCTACGACTTCGAGGTGCCCACCTGGGACACCAGCGACTCCTACGGGCGCTTCCGCGTGCGCATCGAGGAGATGAAGGAGTCGCTGAAGATCGTCGAGCAGTGCCTCGACCGGCTCGAGCCGGGCCCCGTCATGGTCGGCGACAAGAAGATCGCCTGGCCGGCCCAGCTGGCCATCGGCAGCGACGGCATGGGCAACTCCCTCGACCACATCCGCCACATCATGGGTGAGTCGATGGAGGCGCTGATCCACCACTTCAAGCTGGTCACCGAGGGCTTCCGGGTCCCGGCCGGCGAGGTGTACATGCCCATCGAGAGCCCGCGCGGCGAGCTCGGCGCGCACGTGGTGTCCGACGGCGGCACCCGGCCCTGGCGGACGCACTTCCGCGACCCGTCCTTCAACAACCTGCAGGCCGTACCGGCGATGTGCGAGGGTTCCATGGTGGCCGACGTCATCGTGGCCGTCGCGAGCATCGACCCGGTGATGGGTGGATGTGACCGATGA